From one Lycium ferocissimum isolate CSIRO_LF1 chromosome 5, AGI_CSIRO_Lferr_CH_V1, whole genome shotgun sequence genomic stretch:
- the LOC132056108 gene encoding ABC transporter G family member 11-like, translating into MRNSSSATTSANDVMMEIEASKPEGHGIVVGGLSPLSETLWKEKTNTEFIGDVSARLAWKDLTVMVTLNSGETQNVLEGLTGYAEPGTFTALMGPSGSGKSTLLDALSSRLASNAFLSGRVLLNGRKANLSFGTAAYVTQDDTLIGTLTVRETISYSAQLRLPDRMPWSEKRTLIESTIIEMGLQDCADTVIGNWHLRGISGGEKRRVSIALEILMRPRLLFLDEPTSGLDSASAFFVTQTLRGLSRDGRTVIASIHQPSSEVFELFDRLYLLSGGKTVYFGQASEAYEFFAQAGFPCPALRNPSDHFLRCINSDFDKVKATLKGSMKLRFESNEDPLDKTTTAEAMRILVDYYRRSQYSYSTNERVEEMSKVKGTVLDSGGSQASFFMQSYTLTKRSFINMSRDFGYYWLRLVIYLVVTICIGTIYLNVGTGYSSILARGACASFVFGFVTFMSIGGFPSFVEDMKVFQRERMNGHYGVCAFVVSNTLSAMPFLILITFLSGTVCYFMVRLHPGFTHYLFFVICLYGSVTVVESLMMVIASVVPNFLMGIIIGAGIQGIFMLVSGYFRLPNDIPKPFWRYPMSYLSFHFWALQGQYQNDLMGLVFDNTSPDLPKIPGEFILDQIFQIDLNRSKWVDVSVLFVMIIAYRIIFFFVIKINEDVTPWVRGYIARRKMQQKNGNQKQTISPYGLTQSPSLRAYVGNNGPNSNR; encoded by the exons GAGAAACACAGAATGTTCTTGAAGGACTTACTGGCTATGCTGAACCTGGAACTTTCACTGCTTTAATGGGTCCTTCTGGTTCTGGAAAATCCACACTTCTTGATGCACTCTCCAGTCGACTCGCTTCTAACGCTTTCCtttcaggcagagttttgctcAATGGTCGTAAAGCTAACCTCTCTTTTGGAACCGCT GCGTATGTGACACAAGATGATACGTTGATCGGAACTTTAACAGTACGGGAGACAATATCGTACTCTGCTCAACTGCGTTTACCTGATCGGATGCCATGGTCGGAGAAGCGGACACTGATTGAAAGTACTATTATTGAAATGGGACTTCAAGATTGTGCTGATACAGTTATTGGGAACTGGCACTTGCGTGGTATAAGTGGAGGAGAAAAAAGGAGAGTTAGTATCGCGCTTGAGATTCTCATGAGGCCTAGATTGCTCTTTCTTGATGAGCCAACTAGTGGTCTTGACAG TGCTTCGGCGTTCTTTGTTACACAGACACTGCGAGGTCTGTCGAGAGATGGAAGGACTGTGATAGCCTCAATTCACCAGCCGAGCAGTGAAGTGTTTGAGTTGTTTGACAGATTATATTTGCTTTCTGGAGGCAAAACAGTTTACTTTGGTCAGGCTTCTGAAGCATATGAG TTCTTTGCACAAGCTGGTTTTCCCTGTCCTGCTCTGAGAAACCCGTCGGATCATTTCCTACGATGTATCAATTCTGATTTTGACAAAGTTAAGGCAACTCTGAAAGGGTCGATGAAGCTACGG TTTGAGTCCAACGAGGATCCTCTTGACAAAACGACAACAGCTGAAGCTATGCGCATCCTAGTAGACTATTATCGTCGATCTCAGTACAGTTACTCAACTAACGAAAGGGTTGAAGAAATGTCAAAAGTT AAAGGAACAGTGCTAGATTCTGGAGGAAGTCAGGCTAGTTTCTTCATGCAGTCCTACACCTTAACCAAACGTTCCTTTATTAACATGTCAAGAGACTTTGGTTATTACTGGTTGAGGCTTGTTATCTACTTGGTGGTCACAATCTGCATTGGAACTATCTATCTTAATGTCGGAACCGGTTATAGTTCCATCCTG GCAAGAGGAGCATGTGCGTCTTTCGTCTTTGGATTTGTGACATTCATGTCAATTGGAGGATTCCCTTCTTTTGTCGAAGATATGAAG GTTTTTCAAAGGGAGAGGATGAATGGGCATTATGGTGTTTGTGCATTTGTAGTGAGCAATACCTTATCCGCGATGCCATTTCTGATACTGATCACGTTTCTTTCTGGCACTGTTTGCTATTTCATGGTCCGGTTACACCCGGGCTTCACACACTATTTGTTCTTTGTGATCTGCCTCTATGGCAGTGTTACTGTTGTCGAAAGCTTGATGATGGTCATTGCTAGTGTTGTCCCTAATTTCCTCATGGGTATCATTATAGGTGCTGGAATTCAG GGAATATTTATGCTAGTCTCCGGATACTTTAGACTCCCCAATGACATCCCAAAGCCTTTTTGGCGTTACCCTATGTCATACCTCAGTTTCCACTTTTGGGCCCTACAG GGGCAATATCAAAACGATTTGATGGGGTTGGTGTTTGATAACACGAGTCCTGATCTTCCCAAAATCCCGGGTGAATTCATACTAGACCAAATATTCCAAATCGATCTGAACAGATCAAAATGGGTGGACGTCAGTGTCCTATTCGTGATGATAATCGCCTACCGGattatcttcttttttgtgATCAAGATCAACGAGGATGTCACACCTTGGGTGAGAGGTTACATTGCCAGAAGAAAAATGCAGCAGAAGAATGGGAATCAAAAACAGACTATTTCTCCTTATGGTCTAACTCAATCACCCTCTCTCAGGGCCTATGTTGGAAACAATGGACCAAATAGCAATAGGTAA